The stretch of DNA CGGCATGCAAACGCGTTATTTCATCATACATACGCAGCACCTGGTTGTCGTTCATCCCCCTGATCATGGAATCGGTCCGTACCCGGTAGCTGGTCAAAAATTCCGGAATGCACACGCCTAGCCGGCCGGATTCATACAGAGAAATCCAGCTTTCGTAATCTTCCAGACCGTAAAGCATTTTCGGGTTGTTCCGGGCAAAATTTATAAAATCGGCTTTCTTCAGCACGCAAATCGCAGCCAGCATGTTGTGCGCCAGCAAAAAGGGGAATTCCAGGTTATAGGCAATGAAACAACCGTGGGCCGCGTCAAAGTAGCGCACCCAGGCATAGACCAGAGAAACATTGTCATACTGATTTAATATTTTAATAGCCCGGCCGTAAAAGTCCGGTTCCACCAGATCGTCCGCGTCCAGCAGCGCCAGAAATTCCCCCCGGGCGTGGGCGGCGCCGGTATTGCGGGCACTGGCCAGACCCATATTCTCGGTATGCACCACCCGCACTTCAGCCGGACCGGTGGCCTCGACTTCGCGCAGTTTATTTATACTGGGCTGATCATTGCTGCCGTCGTTGACAATCACAATTTCCAGGGGCCGGTAGGTGCTATTCAAAGCGCTTTGCAGTGTTTCATCAATATATCTGCCCATATTATAAAACGGAATGACCACGGAAAGCAGTCCCGCCTCCGCCCCGGACTCCACCGGTCCCCGCTCGCGCAATACCGGCCAGGGGTCAAACTGGTTGACGGACGGAAAAATTCGTTTGTCCGCCGCCCGTTTTTTTAATGCTTCAAATACTTCCATGCGTCGGGGCAATACATTTTCATAAGCGGTCATAGACTGTATTTTAGCCCGCGCCCGTCTACCCGTGGCCTGAATCTCAGCAGTTGACATGGATAGTATTTCCTTGATGCTGCGCTCCAGGGAACCGGATTCAGACCAGTCGAATATACGACCGCATTCCGCGCCGCCCACCATCTCTGCCTGGCCGCCCGCCGAAGATGCAATCACGGGTTTGCCCGCATGCATAGCTTCCACACAGGTGAGCGGAAAGTTCTCATATAGTGAAGGCACCAGTACCGCCCGGGCCAGAGCCACTTGCCGTGCGCATTCTTCCGGGGGCAGGTTGCCGGTAAAATGCAAAAACCCCGCATCCACCCAATGACCGTAACACTGCCGCAGGTAATCACCGACGGACATACCCCGGGTATAAAAATCGGTGTCACCGCCCACCATCAGTATTTTAAATTGCTCACCGCTTTGCCACAGCCTGTCGCAGGCAGCGAGCATGGGCACTACACCTTTGCGCAGTTCCATCCGCCCCACATAAACCAGTGTATTTAACTGTTCCGGCGGTTGTTCCGTTAGCTCGGTATTCAACGGCTGCGGTTGTTCAAAGGGCAAGCGAATTACTTTTATATCCAGATTCTCTCGTCCACCGGTAATGGTTTGAGTTACTTTATCCTTTAAAAAATTGCTGGGGCATATAAGGGCATCAGCCGCCAGTATGCTGAACTTTTCCATTCTACCCGCCCAGTATTCGGGCAGTCTGTACGCCGGATACTGATCCAGCGTCAGTATTTCAAAGGTAGGTGTGTGCAGGTGCACTAAAACAGGTACTTGTGAAATACCGGCATAGCCCAGCCATTTTTGCTGCAGCAGGTAATAACCCAGGCCGCCATAATCCTGCACCTCAATTACATCCGGCAACCCCTCCCGGTCCATGTAGCGCCGCACCTGCATGGCATAACAGTAACTGAGCGCCGGCCAGTGGGACATGATATTAAATGGGTAGGCCGGGTGATCATCGGGCTCCGGGCCGGCAGTCTCCTGCCCCAGGTCGTCACAGCCGGAACGGAAGCGTACCACTCTGACCCGCTCCGTCTGGCGCAATTCCTGATTTTCCTGTCCGTGGACAAATACCGTTACTTCATGGCCCGCACCGGCAAACATTTGCACGGCATGTTTCATGTAAGTACCGATGCCGCCACCAAAAAAGGGAGGATATTCTGTCGTTAGAAACCATAACTTCAATTTCTTTACCTCCTGAACTGTTCTAAATCCATAAGCCCGGATAATTTCATCAATCGAAGAATTTTCTTGTTTTCCAGGTAAGTAAACAGTCGGTCCATAGTTAGCTTACATTTTTCCAGCTCATCGCGCAGTTCTTCATTCTCACTGCGCATTTCCTCACCCCTGGCAACCGATTTCTGCAAATCGTCCCATAGGCGCGCGCATTCCTGCTCTTTACTGATGATATATGCTTTCTGTTCTTCCCAGCCAGCCGTCAATCTTTTTATTTCCAACCACATATCCTCACTGGATTTTTCCAGCCCGCCAATATGATTTTGCATAGTCAAATTATTTTTTTGGGCCTCGTCCAGCAAATTTAACAGCAGCCGCATTAGTTCCGGAGCATGCTTTTTTATATACGTACTCTGGTTTTGCACCAGTGCTGGATTAATGCCCGGCCGATCATCGCTGCGCGCAACATCCAACAGCACACAAGGCAATACAGCTATCTTCTTCCCTGCCACTGCCAGCGCACAATAATAAGACCATAGCTTGTAGGGATCCGCGTATTCATCCGGACTTAGCGCTTCCGCCGCTGCACGGCGCCATAGTACGGACAATGAACCAATCGGGTTTTCGGTAAAAATTAAAAAACGATTGAGATCATAGGGGACAATATGTTTTTCTCCCGCGGGGGAAGGACTGTCAAGCGCCGCCCAACCGGTTACCCCCACCGTTTCGCCATCTTCCGACATGGCGGCTGCCGCTCGCCTTAAAAAGTCCGGGCGCAGCTGCGTACCGGGGGTAAGAAAAACAATAAATTCGGCATTTAGCTTATCACTCCAACAGCTTTTCTGGTAACCATCCGATCCGCTGAAAATATCCTCGTCCAAACTAATCCGGGCATCATTAGACAGCGAACCAGGCTCATCATCGAAAGCACCGCCGCCCGCATACCACGCCCGCCAATTGTGGTAATTTAGTGCTGCAAGAGAGTCCATCGTTTGTTGAGGCGGTTTTTTTCCCGTAATAAAAATAGCCACCCGGGGTTCGTGCACCCGACCACCTGGCACGGCAGGTTTAACAACGGTTATCTCCCTCGTATCACTTAGTTTGTGATAAAGCTGTGTTATCGAATTGCCCCTTTCCGGGGTCTGCCAGCGCAGGCTATCCACGATATCCGGCCCGCTAAAAAAATTTTTTATGCCGTGGTAAAGACCTTCCACCGTACCATCGAATTTAAAACAGTTTACACCGGCTGTAAAAAAATCCAGCCCCGGAATATCGCTCACCAATAGCGGTATGCCGATCCAATTTAATTCATGAGCTGCCAGGCAAAAGGTTTCCACCCTGGATGGGAAAATCGCCAGGTCACATTTATTGGCCAGCCGCGGCAGCATACCAGGGTCTATTTTACCGGTAAAAATGAAATTGCGGCTAAATTGCTCCGGTATTAGTTGTTCCAGCCAGGCCCGCATTGACGTTCCGCCGGCCATCGGCACGTCCGGCCCCACCAGGTAAAATTCCGCATGCGGATCATCGCTCCGCAGGTATTCCAGGGCTGCCCGCACCAGCAGGTCCGGGCCTTTGATTCTTTGCATTTTCCCGTAAAACAGCACCCGTCGAGGGCGGTTCGGGTCCGACCTGCGCGGGTGGGTTAATCCCGGCCCCAGTCGCTGGAAATTTGGTGGTGCTGTTAAACAAGGTTTTTCAATATGATAATAACTGCTGTACCAGCGCCGCACTCCCTCGGAAGAAGCCACCCAGCGGTCGCATTTGGCCAAACAGAAGCGTTCCATATCTTTAAGTTGAATATCCGCCGGTGCCATACCGGGTTTACCGTCGGCGGCATCCCAGAGCTCCGCGCTGCCGTGCAAGCGTACCCAGGCCGGGATATGTAGACTGTTTTCTCTGAGCCGGCGCAACTTGAAATATACATAGCCCTGCCCCAGATAGTCGGCAAATTCAATACCATCTACGCTTTCTCTATCCAGTATGTATTGCAGGCATAAGTCTATCAAATAAGACCGCCAGTAGTGATAAAAACGAAAACTACGGCTTTCGATGGCAATTTCGCCATAGGCACTTAATTCCTGCCTGTGGTTGGCTAACAGTTCATTGACCGCGTACACCCTGGCCCGGGGAATATGCTCCACAGCATAGGAATTAAACAAATCACGCGCCTGTTCATCCACATCCAGCAAGAATACGGGTGTAGCACCGTTTTCGGCAAGCAGGCGAGCGTTTTCACTGATCATCCTGCCTATACCGCCGCCGGTGCCCGGCCATATTTCTGTTGTTACGAAGCATATGGTTAAACAATTATTCTTCTCCATAATGTTTGTAAATACTACATTTTAACGATAATCCCTGCTGCAGCCTTTCCCCGGGCACAAGAAAAATGAAGGAACACCAGGACAAATAAACCTGCTATTCCCTTGGTACCGGGTATTGAAAGTTGCTAAACCCAGCGGGGCAGGACAATATTGCGCATTGCCTCCTCTTTTTATATTTACCTGCTTGTTTACCTACAACTACAGATGATAATATATCCGTAATACCCTGTACTATCATAGAATCAGGAGGATTAATGTTTTGTCGTTTAATTTTAAAAACACTACCTCTTGTTTTTTTCATTTACTTAAAAACAGATTAACTTTTAAAGAACGTGACATAAAATGGATACAGACTATGCAACAGGATCAACCATTGGTTATATCCATTATGCATCCGGACTGGAGAGGTATACGCTCATCTACCCTACAGCTTTATCCCTACCATTATTTTGTGGACGATAATGTTAGCAAACAAGACAGCAAATATATTGCTAATGTTCTAATTGAAAGCGGTTGCCAAAAATTCTTGTTTAGTGGCCTTGCCAACGGGCATATTAGAGTGCTTAAAGAATTACACAGAATCTCCCCGAACAGCAAAAAGTATATTCTCTGGCATGCCAATTTCCTTCAATCAGCGGAGAAATATGTTTGGAATAGTTTTAAAACTATATTGAGTTTTCACAAGCAAGGAATATTTTATAAGATTGGATTTGTTAAAAAGGGCATGGCGGAGGTATTATCCAAGCAGGGATACAGGACAGGTTTTGTTATGAATTTTGTACCTATGTCGGTTGAATCTCCTTCTATCCCGCAAGAGGGCGGTCCTCATCTAGGGATATGGTATATCGAAGAAAATTGGCGCAAACAACCGTTTGCCATGATGGCGGCCACAACATTAATTAAAGATGCGGTTTTGCACATGCCCAAGGTATCTAAACGTTCAAAAGATTTTATTTCTACTATGGGGCTGAATGCAACATATACGAATGAACCTATCCCCCAGCAAGACATGCCTTCTGTACTTGGCAAAATGCACCTAAACCTATATGTGACATTATCTGAATGTGCACCCATGCTGCCCCTGGAAAGCTTGAGCGTGGGGGTGCCTTGTCTTGTCGGACCATCATCTCACCTGTTTACCGATGACCAGTATTTAGCGCAAAGGCTGATCGTTCCATATCCGGATAGTGCTCACATTATTGGCCGGTACATAGAAAAAGCATTACCTGAAAGAGACAAAATAGTAAAGCGCTATATAGAATATTCCAAGACATACAACGTCAGAGCCAGAGAATCTGCACTAGCGTTTGTAAATGATTAGTACAGAGGTGTTAACATGCGCAAGGTGTGCTTCGTGACTAACGAAATATGGCCGGCAACCAGTGGCGGCATAGGCAGACTGATTACGGAAACATCCATAGAGCTAAGCAGGAATAGTATTATTCCGGTAATCTTGCTTGAAAACATGGATAAGCCTACAATCCAGGCTTTTAGGGATTATGCCCTTGCCAATATACCTAACGCAAAGGTTTACAGTGTGGAAGAGTTACTGGCCAAAGAGGGTGATATTATACCCCTATGGGCTTTTCATTTCTCTTTTTACCACCGTTCCTATAAAATTGCCATGGCTCTGCATAAATTAGCTGCAATTGAACAAATAGACGGTATTGAATTCCCTGATTATTTAGGGCTGGGATATGTATTTATAAAAATGCGCCGACTTTGGAAAAAGGATAATATCTTTTCTATACCAGTTTGGGTCAGGCTTCACGGCACCAAGGAACTTGTTGATAAAGCTGACGATAGAGAAGAGTTTTGGTTGGAGAGCCTGCATGTGTATGACATGGAAAGGTATAGTTTAAAGCATGCGGATTTTTTAATCGCACCTTCACAAGGAGTGGCCAAATGGTATCTGGCCGAATACAAAATTAATAAAAAATATTTCTATAACGCACCCAAGTTCCAAAAATTAACCGATGGGGGTATCCATCCCAGGCAGTATGCTTCCCGGGAGCAAAAGCAAATTTTGTTCTATGGAAAACTACAGCCTGTAAAAGGCCCTGACCTTTTTGTTAAGGCAGCAGTTGAATTCCTGGACAAAGTGGATAATGATGCTCAATTTGTGATCATTGGGCAGGACTACCATATATTCAGAAAACACAAAACCATTAAGGAAGAGTTGCTAAGCCTGATACCGGATAAATATAAAGAGAAAATTATATTTACCGGCAGAATAAAACCGGAGATGTTAAAGGAATATACCAGCAAATGCCATATAGCAGTTATACCATCCAGAATGGAAACATTCTGCTTGGCGGCTCATGAATTAAACTGGATTGGTATACCCTTAATACTTAATGACATCCCCGCTTTTCAAGACTATTTTATCAATGATATAGATTGTTTAAAATTCAACGGCACCCATGTTAACCTTTACCAAACCCTGGCCAAGTTTTATACCCAAAAACAGCACCTGAAATGGAATGCTAAAGAGATAAATACCAACCAGAAAGATTTGTATGCCAAAGCACTGGAATATAAACAAGAACCAACCAACACCTGCAGCTCGTCAGGAACTCCCATGGTTTCTGTAATTGTACCTTACTTTAACATGCAGAAATATATTAAACAAACCGTTAATTCTGTTTTCAGCCAGACATATAGCAACTGGGAGTTAATAATTGTGGATGACGGTTCAACCCAGGTTGAAGCAAAGGCTGAGCTGGATAATTTAAGAAGCTTATACAGGGATAACAAAAAAGTAAGGATAATTGAAAAAGAAAACGGGGGCTTGGGCAGCGCAAGGAACCATGGTATTAAGTACTCGAAGGGTAGTTACATTCTGCCGCTTGATAGTGACGATATTATTCACCCGAAATATCTGGAACTCGGGGTCAGGGCATTGGAGAACAACCCGGATCTGGCGGCTGTTAGTTGCTATGTGAATTTTTTTAATGATGGTGAGGAACCGACATCTATAATTGATTACGTTATACCCTATGATTTAAATGAAGTTATGATTACATGCGAAAACAGAGCGGGAGTAGCAACAAGTTTATTTAGAAAAGATATTTTTTCGTTCATATCTTATGATGAAAGCCTGTTTTCCTACGAAGACTGGGACTTATGGTGGTCCCTGGCGGAAAAAAATTACCAAGTTGAGGTTATGCCAGAAATATTGTTTCATTACCGGCGACGTAAAGCAAGTATGGTCAATACTATAGGACGAAGCAACCATGCCTATTTGTTGACAAAGATAGCCCAAAAGCATCCTGATCTCTTAAAACGGGTATGTTTAACAAGTTACTGCTATTTTGTATATGGTAATAAAGAAACTCTATTTTATAAAGATCAACTTGATAAAATTCTTATGTCAAGAACAT from Desulfoscipio gibsoniae DSM 7213 encodes:
- a CDS encoding glycosyltransferase, coding for MKLWFLTTEYPPFFGGGIGTYMKHAVQMFAGAGHEVTVFVHGQENQELRQTERVRVVRFRSGCDDLGQETAGPEPDDHPAYPFNIMSHWPALSYCYAMQVRRYMDREGLPDVIEVQDYGGLGYYLLQQKWLGYAGISQVPVLVHLHTPTFEILTLDQYPAYRLPEYWAGRMEKFSILAADALICPSNFLKDKVTQTITGGRENLDIKVIRLPFEQPQPLNTELTEQPPEQLNTLVYVGRMELRKGVVPMLAACDRLWQSGEQFKILMVGGDTDFYTRGMSVGDYLRQCYGHWVDAGFLHFTGNLPPEECARQVALARAVLVPSLYENFPLTCVEAMHAGKPVIASSAGGQAEMVGGAECGRIFDWSESGSLERSIKEILSMSTAEIQATGRRARAKIQSMTAYENVLPRRMEVFEALKKRAADKRIFPSVNQFDPWPVLRERGPVESGAEAGLLSVVIPFYNMGRYIDETLQSALNSTYRPLEIVIVNDGSNDQPSINKLREVEATGPAEVRVVHTENMGLASARNTGAAHARGEFLALLDADDLVEPDFYGRAIKILNQYDNVSLVYAWVRYFDAAHGCFIAYNLEFPFLLAHNMLAAICVLKKADFINFARNNPKMLYGLEDYESWISLYESGRLGVCIPEFLTSYRVRTDSMIRGMNDNQVLRMYDEITRLHAESYQRYGTELFSLLNTNGASYTWNSPGNNWQSAELRARHLEREIATLNDQLARIQYLAADAGYISDAGDIEDIGIKKSLHSLGKGLKRKSRQLFAKFANR
- a CDS encoding glycosyltransferase family 4 protein; protein product: MEKNNCLTICFVTTEIWPGTGGGIGRMISENARLLAENGATPVFLLDVDEQARDLFNSYAVEHIPRARVYAVNELLANHRQELSAYGEIAIESRSFRFYHYWRSYLIDLCLQYILDRESVDGIEFADYLGQGYVYFKLRRLRENSLHIPAWVRLHGSAELWDAADGKPGMAPADIQLKDMERFCLAKCDRWVASSEGVRRWYSSYYHIEKPCLTAPPNFQRLGPGLTHPRRSDPNRPRRVLFYGKMQRIKGPDLLVRAALEYLRSDDPHAEFYLVGPDVPMAGGTSMRAWLEQLIPEQFSRNFIFTGKIDPGMLPRLANKCDLAIFPSRVETFCLAAHELNWIGIPLLVSDIPGLDFFTAGVNCFKFDGTVEGLYHGIKNFFSGPDIVDSLRWQTPERGNSITQLYHKLSDTREITVVKPAVPGGRVHEPRVAIFITGKKPPQQTMDSLAALNYHNWRAWYAGGGAFDDEPGSLSNDARISLDEDIFSGSDGYQKSCWSDKLNAEFIVFLTPGTQLRPDFLRRAAAAMSEDGETVGVTGWAALDSPSPAGEKHIVPYDLNRFLIFTENPIGSLSVLWRRAAAEALSPDEYADPYKLWSYYCALAVAGKKIAVLPCVLLDVARSDDRPGINPALVQNQSTYIKKHAPELMRLLLNLLDEAQKNNLTMQNHIGGLEKSSEDMWLEIKRLTAGWEEQKAYIISKEQECARLWDDLQKSVARGEEMRSENEELRDELEKCKLTMDRLFTYLENKKILRLMKLSGLMDLEQFRR
- a CDS encoding glycosyltransferase, coding for MTNEIWPATSGGIGRLITETSIELSRNSIIPVILLENMDKPTIQAFRDYALANIPNAKVYSVEELLAKEGDIIPLWAFHFSFYHRSYKIAMALHKLAAIEQIDGIEFPDYLGLGYVFIKMRRLWKKDNIFSIPVWVRLHGTKELVDKADDREEFWLESLHVYDMERYSLKHADFLIAPSQGVAKWYLAEYKINKKYFYNAPKFQKLTDGGIHPRQYASREQKQILFYGKLQPVKGPDLFVKAAVEFLDKVDNDAQFVIIGQDYHIFRKHKTIKEELLSLIPDKYKEKIIFTGRIKPEMLKEYTSKCHIAVIPSRMETFCLAAHELNWIGIPLILNDIPAFQDYFINDIDCLKFNGTHVNLYQTLAKFYTQKQHLKWNAKEINTNQKDLYAKALEYKQEPTNTCSSSGTPMVSVIVPYFNMQKYIKQTVNSVFSQTYSNWELIIVDDGSTQVEAKAELDNLRSLYRDNKKVRIIEKENGGLGSARNHGIKYSKGSYILPLDSDDIIHPKYLELGVRALENNPDLAAVSCYVNFFNDGEEPTSIIDYVIPYDLNEVMITCENRAGVATSLFRKDIFSFISYDESLFSYEDWDLWWSLAEKNYQVEVMPEILFHYRRRKASMVNTIGRSNHAYLLTKIAQKHPDLLKRVCLTSYCYFVYGNKETLFYKDQLDKILMSRTFKIISYFGKLLYKVLGYKK